One region of Micromonospora lupini genomic DNA includes:
- a CDS encoding helix-turn-helix domain-containing protein, with protein sequence MVLLRRVIGDALRARRQGQQRTLREVSTAANVSLGYLSEIERGHKEPSSELLAAICDALGARLSELLREVSDTVALAEQMPAGVLVGMQDEPAEAAPVGASAAVRKGANRGVRQVTSDGKVAVSVRHDSPLRATLRSTRVRPTERDRDVVCAA encoded by the coding sequence ATGGTCCTGCTACGCCGGGTGATCGGTGACGCACTGCGGGCGCGCCGGCAGGGACAGCAGCGCACACTGCGTGAGGTGTCCACCGCCGCCAACGTCAGCCTCGGCTACCTCTCCGAGATCGAGCGGGGGCACAAGGAGCCGTCCAGCGAGCTGCTCGCCGCGATCTGCGACGCGCTCGGCGCCCGCCTGTCCGAGTTGTTGCGCGAGGTGAGCGACACCGTGGCGCTCGCCGAGCAGATGCCCGCCGGGGTGCTCGTCGGCATGCAGGACGAGCCGGCCGAGGCCGCGCCCGTCGGCGCGTCGGCAGCCGTGCGCAAGGGCGCCAACCGGGGCGTTCGCCAGGTCACGTCCGATGGCAAGGTCGCCGTGTCGGTCCGGCACGACTCGCCGCTGCGGGCAACGCTGCGCAGCACCCGGGTCCGCCCCACCGAGCGCGACCGGGACGTGGTCTGCGCCGCCTGA
- a CDS encoding CinA family protein produces the protein MKRGERDVGDGNVAGSAAAGVVHSLAQRHETLATVESLTGGLLSASIVEIAGVSAIYRGGLVVYATELKATLAGVPADLLAERGPVDPDVALALAEGGRQRCGADWGLATTGVAGPEPQDGKPVGLVYVAVAGPTGAEVRQLDLDGGRDHVRSAAVVEALRLLADRIHSADEAARDGVGTGGAGRR, from the coding sequence ATGAAGCGGGGCGAGCGGGACGTGGGGGACGGGAACGTGGCGGGCAGCGCGGCGGCGGGCGTGGTGCACAGCCTGGCGCAGCGGCACGAGACCCTTGCCACTGTCGAGTCGCTCACCGGCGGCCTGCTCTCGGCGTCGATCGTGGAGATCGCCGGGGTCAGTGCGATCTACCGGGGCGGGCTTGTCGTCTACGCCACCGAGTTGAAGGCCACGCTCGCCGGCGTACCGGCCGATCTGCTGGCCGAGCGCGGCCCGGTGGACCCGGACGTGGCGTTGGCGCTCGCCGAGGGCGGTCGGCAGCGCTGCGGCGCGGACTGGGGGCTCGCCACCACCGGGGTCGCCGGCCCGGAGCCGCAGGACGGCAAGCCCGTCGGCCTCGTCTACGTCGCGGTCGCCGGCCCGACCGGCGCCGAGGTTCGTCAGCTCGACCTGGACGGCGGGCGGGACCACGTGCGCTCGGCCGCCGTCGTCGAGGCGTTGCGGCTGCTCGCCGACCGGATACACAGCGCCGACGAGGCCGCCCGCGACGGCGTGGGAACGGGCGGCGCGGGGCGCCGATGA
- the pgsA gene encoding CDP-diacylglycerol--glycerol-3-phosphate 3-phosphatidyltransferase → MTGATESTPARVVARVPVLNAANALTALRLALVPVFAASVIVSGMTHAGWRMAACLIFAVASATDLVDGWIARRFGLVTSVGKVADPIADKALTGAALVLLSWYDRLPWWVTALILARELGITGLRFWVIRHGVIAASRGGKIKTALQILAIAWYLWPMPAALVAVGPWIMGAAVLVTVATGFDYVTQALRLRRPHRD, encoded by the coding sequence GTGACCGGGGCGACGGAGTCGACGCCGGCCCGGGTGGTCGCGCGGGTGCCCGTGCTCAACGCGGCAAACGCGCTTACCGCCCTGCGGCTGGCGCTGGTGCCGGTGTTCGCCGCGTCCGTGATCGTGTCGGGAATGACCCACGCGGGCTGGCGGATGGCGGCCTGCCTGATCTTCGCGGTGGCCTCGGCGACCGACCTGGTGGACGGCTGGATCGCCCGCCGGTTCGGGCTGGTCACCTCGGTCGGCAAGGTCGCCGACCCGATCGCCGACAAGGCGCTCACCGGCGCGGCCCTGGTGCTGCTGTCCTGGTACGACCGGCTGCCCTGGTGGGTGACGGCGCTGATCCTCGCCCGCGAGCTGGGCATCACCGGGCTGCGGTTCTGGGTGATCCGGCACGGGGTGATCGCGGCCAGCCGCGGCGGCAAGATCAAGACTGCTCTCCAGATCCTGGCCATCGCCTGGTACCTCTGGCCGATGCCTGCCGCGCTCGTCGCCGTCGGCCCCTGGATCATGGGCGCCGCCGTCCTCGTCACGGTGGCGACGGGCTTCGACTACGTCACCCAGGCCCTACGCCTGCGCCGCCCCCACCGGGACTGA
- the rimO gene encoding 30S ribosomal protein S12 methylthiotransferase RimO — protein MVSATSPSPSDDAEGRRVALLTLGCARNEVDSEELAARLHADGWQVTTDGEGADVVVVNTCGFVEKAKQDSIQTLLAAAGTGAKVVAAGCMAERYGRELADSLPEAQAVLSFDDYPDIAARLNAVVAGEQITAHTPRDRRELLPLTPVQRQSAAVSLPGHGTVTRTPVDTDEHTPAHLRQVLRRRLDTGPVASLKLASGCDRRCAFCAIPAFRGAFVSRTPDELLAEAEWLAKTGVRELVLVSENSTSYGKDLGDPRALEKLLPQLAAVSGIVRVRVSYLQPAETRPGLVEAIAGTPGVAPYFDLSFQHSSEPVLRRMRRFGSTDRFLELLASARALAPEAGARSNFIVGFPGETRADIDELTRFLTEARLDAIGMFDYSDEDGTEAAGLPGKVSAATIKRRYDRLSALADELCSQRAEDRLGSTVEVLVDAIVDGVVEGRAAHQAPEVDGSTTLVAPAEGGVDLAALRPGDLVRATVTGTEGVDLLAVPDEMISASPGAAR, from the coding sequence ATGGTGTCTGCCACCTCTCCTTCTCCTTCCGACGACGCCGAGGGCCGCCGCGTCGCCCTGCTCACCCTGGGCTGCGCCCGCAACGAGGTCGACTCGGAGGAGCTGGCCGCCCGGCTGCACGCCGACGGCTGGCAGGTGACCACCGACGGCGAGGGCGCCGACGTGGTGGTCGTCAACACCTGCGGTTTCGTGGAGAAGGCCAAGCAGGACTCCATCCAGACCCTGCTCGCCGCCGCCGGCACCGGCGCCAAGGTGGTCGCCGCCGGCTGCATGGCCGAGCGGTACGGCCGGGAGCTGGCCGACAGCCTGCCCGAGGCGCAGGCGGTGCTGAGTTTCGACGACTACCCGGACATCGCCGCCCGGCTGAACGCCGTCGTCGCCGGGGAGCAGATCACCGCGCACACTCCCCGGGACCGCCGCGAGCTGCTGCCGCTGACCCCTGTGCAGCGCCAGAGCGCCGCCGTGTCCCTGCCCGGGCACGGGACCGTGACGCGCACCCCCGTCGACACCGACGAGCACACCCCGGCGCACCTGCGCCAGGTGCTGCGCCGTCGGCTGGACACCGGCCCGGTCGCCTCACTGAAGCTCGCCAGCGGCTGCGACAGGCGCTGCGCGTTCTGTGCCATTCCCGCGTTCCGTGGGGCCTTCGTCTCGCGTACGCCCGACGAACTGCTCGCCGAGGCGGAGTGGCTGGCCAAGACCGGCGTACGGGAGCTGGTGCTGGTCAGCGAGAACTCCACCTCGTACGGCAAGGACCTCGGCGACCCGCGCGCGTTGGAGAAGCTGCTGCCGCAGCTCGCCGCGGTGTCCGGCATCGTGCGGGTGCGGGTGAGTTACCTCCAGCCGGCCGAGACCCGGCCCGGTCTGGTCGAGGCGATCGCCGGCACGCCGGGGGTGGCCCCGTACTTCGACCTGTCGTTCCAGCACTCGAGTGAACCGGTGCTGCGCCGGATGCGGCGTTTCGGCTCGACCGACCGTTTCCTGGAGCTGCTGGCCAGTGCCCGCGCGCTGGCCCCGGAGGCGGGCGCGCGGAGCAACTTCATCGTGGGCTTCCCCGGTGAGACCCGCGCCGACATCGACGAGCTGACCCGGTTCCTGACCGAGGCGCGGCTGGACGCGATAGGCATGTTCGACTACAGCGACGAGGACGGCACCGAGGCGGCCGGCCTGCCCGGCAAGGTCTCCGCCGCGACCATCAAGCGGCGCTACGACAGGCTCAGCGCGCTCGCCGACGAGCTGTGCTCGCAGCGGGCCGAGGACCGGCTCGGCTCGACTGTCGAGGTGCTCGTCGACGCGATCGTCGACGGCGTGGTGGAGGGCCGGGCGGCGCACCAGGCGCCGGAGGTGGACGGTTCCACCACCCTCGTCGCACCTGCCGAGGGCGGGGTCGACCTGGCCGCGTTGCGCCCGGGTGACCTGGTGCGGGCCACGGTGACCGGCACCGAAGGGGTGGATCTGCTCGCGGTGCCGGATGAGATGATCTCGGCCTCGCCCGGCGCGGCACGGTGA
- a CDS encoding ornithine cyclodeaminase family protein, with protein sequence MALLYADPEVAAVLDATTTVDAMRVALVAAYEGRLVAPPRATARLGGGRMVLTAGHLVGEWYGYRSYDTFGHPQGEQLVVLHDERTGAVRAVAVGEELGSRRTGGLGGVAVDALARPDAATLGVIGSGRQAWTQVWAAAAVRPLREVAVHSRSAARRDAFAARVRAELGVPARAVADPGAAVTGHDIVVLATTSPTPVLRAADVSPGTHVNAVGFKQHDRSEFGTDLLDVADLLVTDSPAQAADYQPPMLAALPPYAGRLRDLGGILAGAVPGRTTADQRSVFCSTGLAGTEVFLLDALTRVGAAAG encoded by the coding sequence ATGGCCCTGCTCTATGCCGATCCCGAGGTCGCTGCCGTCCTGGACGCCACCACCACCGTCGACGCCATGCGGGTCGCCCTGGTGGCCGCGTACGAGGGGCGGCTGGTCGCCCCACCCCGGGCCACCGCCCGGCTCGGCGGGGGACGGATGGTGCTCACCGCCGGGCACCTGGTCGGCGAGTGGTACGGCTACCGCTCGTACGACACGTTCGGCCACCCGCAGGGCGAGCAGCTTGTGGTGCTGCACGACGAGCGCACCGGCGCGGTCCGGGCGGTCGCCGTCGGCGAGGAGCTGGGCTCCCGGCGTACCGGTGGGCTGGGTGGCGTCGCTGTCGACGCGCTGGCCCGGCCGGACGCGGCGACCCTCGGCGTGATCGGCTCCGGGCGGCAGGCGTGGACCCAGGTGTGGGCCGCGGCGGCGGTCCGCCCGCTGCGCGAGGTGGCCGTGCACAGCCGTTCGGCGGCGCGACGGGACGCCTTCGCCGCCCGCGTGCGCGCCGAGCTGGGCGTGCCGGCCCGCGCCGTCGCCGACCCGGGCGCGGCGGTCACCGGACACGACATCGTGGTGCTCGCCACCACCAGCCCGACCCCGGTGCTGCGCGCCGCCGACGTGAGCCCCGGCACACACGTCAACGCGGTCGGTTTCAAGCAGCACGACCGCAGCGAGTTCGGCACCGACCTGCTGGACGTCGCCGACCTGCTGGTCACCGACTCGCCGGCCCAGGCGGCCGACTACCAGCCGCCGATGCTCGCGGCCCTGCCCCCGTACGCCGGGCGGTTGCGTGACCTGGGCGGCATCCTGGCCGGCGCGGTCCCCGGCCGGACCACGGCGGACCAACGCTCCGTCTTCTGCTCCACGGGCCTGGCCGGCACCGAGGTCTTCCTGCTCGACGCGCTGACCCGGGTGGGCGCGGCGGCGGGCTGA
- a CDS encoding DMT family transporter — MAWLVLVISGFLETAWAIALDRSAGFSRLLPSAVFVLTLVLSMAGLAYALRDIPVGTGYAVWVGIGAVGTALVGMVALGESASLPRILCLLLVVAGVVGLKIFH; from the coding sequence ATGGCCTGGCTGGTGTTGGTGATCTCAGGATTCTTGGAGACCGCCTGGGCGATCGCCCTGGACCGCAGCGCCGGCTTCAGCCGGCTACTCCCGTCGGCGGTGTTCGTCCTGACCCTGGTGCTGAGCATGGCCGGGCTGGCGTACGCGCTGCGTGACATCCCGGTCGGCACCGGTTACGCGGTCTGGGTCGGCATCGGCGCGGTGGGGACGGCGCTGGTCGGGATGGTGGCGCTCGGCGAGTCGGCGAGCCTGCCCCGGATCCTCTGCCTGCTGCTGGTGGTCGCCGGCGTGGTCGGGCTGAAGATCTTCCACTGA
- a CDS encoding DNA translocase FtsK has product MAGRTSQASRRRGASPRGGTNSRARQQAKKTRAPVRRRTTPARPGPAVYVGRAVGAVWMGLAHGMGWAVRAAGRQAASARDLDPEHRRDGGGLLLFGLALLSAVALWFSGAGPVGARLADTIRLFLGAISVVVPVLLMIGAWRLMRQPADPEHRGRGLIGWGSLLVSTAALLQIGQDPTDTVQRDYAGGLVGAGVGGLLERAVTAWVAVPLLILLLLFGLLVVTATPINKIPERLGLLAGSLVATPDAVVGEETDETVLNRPARKRPAKRMPQPLDPDDFDDLEGADLQETMVLPRKAPAKVPAGRKPAEPPEHSPAPTRAEQLALTGLAGDYTLPPANMLSAGAAAKTRSKANDEVIAALTGVFDQFDVDAAVTGFTRGPTVTRYEVELGHGVKVERITQLSRNIAYAVKSPDVRILSPIPGKSAVGVEIPNTDPENVALGDVLRSRAATSDHHPMVVALGKDIEGGYVVANLAKMPHILIAGATGAGKSSCLNTLLVSVLTRATPDEVRLLLIDPKRVEMTGYEGIPHLVTPIVTNAKKAADSLDWVVREMDMRYDDLAANGVRHIDDFNRKVRNGEIKAPPGSEREMRPYPYLLVIVDELADLMMVAPRDVEDSVVRITQLARAAGIHLVLATQRPSVDVVTGLIKANVPSRLAFATSSLADSRVILDQPGAEKLLGRGDGLFLPMGASKPVRIQGAWVTEREIADVVKFCKDQREPEFRKDVLAPAQENKKKIDEDIGDDLDLLVQAVELVVTSQFGSTSMLQRKLRVGFAKAGRLMDLMETRGVVGPSEGSKARDVLVKPDELDDVLGGLRGDVD; this is encoded by the coding sequence ATGGCGGGCCGTACCTCTCAGGCGAGCCGGCGACGCGGCGCGTCGCCGCGCGGTGGCACCAACAGCCGTGCCCGTCAACAGGCGAAGAAGACTCGGGCACCGGTACGCCGACGCACCACACCCGCCCGTCCGGGCCCGGCCGTCTACGTTGGCCGCGCGGTCGGCGCAGTGTGGATGGGGCTTGCTCACGGGATGGGTTGGGCGGTGCGGGCCGCCGGCCGGCAGGCCGCCTCCGCCCGTGACCTCGACCCCGAGCACCGTCGCGACGGTGGCGGGTTGTTGCTGTTCGGGTTGGCCCTGCTCAGCGCCGTCGCGCTCTGGTTCTCCGGAGCGGGCCCGGTGGGCGCGCGTCTGGCCGACACGATCCGGCTGTTCCTGGGCGCGATCTCCGTGGTGGTGCCGGTGCTGCTGATGATCGGGGCGTGGCGGCTGATGCGTCAGCCGGCCGATCCGGAGCACCGGGGTCGCGGGTTGATCGGGTGGGGCTCGCTGCTGGTGTCGACAGCCGCGCTGCTCCAGATCGGTCAGGACCCGACGGACACCGTGCAGCGCGACTACGCCGGTGGCCTGGTCGGCGCCGGCGTGGGCGGGTTGTTGGAGCGGGCGGTCACCGCGTGGGTGGCGGTGCCGTTGCTGATCCTGCTGCTGCTCTTCGGCCTGCTCGTGGTGACCGCGACGCCGATCAACAAGATCCCCGAGCGACTGGGCCTGCTCGCCGGAAGTCTGGTGGCGACACCGGACGCCGTCGTCGGTGAAGAGACCGACGAGACCGTCCTCAACCGACCGGCCCGCAAGCGGCCGGCGAAGCGGATGCCCCAACCCCTGGACCCGGACGACTTCGACGACCTGGAGGGCGCCGACCTCCAGGAGACGATGGTTCTGCCGCGCAAGGCCCCGGCCAAGGTGCCGGCCGGCCGCAAGCCGGCCGAGCCTCCGGAGCACTCGCCCGCGCCCACCCGTGCCGAGCAGCTCGCGTTGACAGGCCTGGCCGGCGACTACACGCTGCCGCCGGCGAACATGCTCAGCGCCGGCGCCGCCGCGAAGACCCGCAGCAAGGCCAACGACGAGGTGATCGCCGCGCTGACAGGCGTCTTCGACCAGTTCGACGTGGACGCCGCGGTCACCGGCTTCACCCGTGGCCCGACCGTCACCCGCTACGAGGTGGAGCTGGGCCACGGGGTCAAGGTCGAGCGGATCACCCAGCTCTCCCGCAACATCGCGTACGCGGTGAAGTCGCCGGACGTACGGATCCTCAGCCCGATCCCGGGCAAGAGCGCGGTCGGCGTGGAGATCCCGAACACCGACCCGGAGAACGTGGCGCTCGGTGACGTGCTGCGCTCGCGGGCGGCGACAAGCGACCACCACCCGATGGTGGTGGCGCTCGGCAAGGACATCGAGGGCGGCTACGTGGTGGCCAACCTCGCCAAGATGCCGCACATCCTCATCGCAGGGGCCACCGGCGCCGGGAAATCGAGCTGCCTCAACACTCTGCTGGTGTCCGTCCTCACCCGAGCCACGCCGGACGAGGTGCGGCTGCTGTTGATCGACCCGAAGCGGGTCGAGATGACCGGCTACGAGGGCATCCCGCACCTGGTCACCCCGATCGTGACGAACGCCAAGAAGGCTGCCGACTCGCTGGACTGGGTCGTGCGCGAGATGGACATGCGGTACGACGACCTCGCCGCCAACGGGGTCCGGCACATCGACGACTTCAACCGCAAGGTCCGCAACGGCGAGATCAAGGCCCCGCCGGGCAGCGAACGGGAGATGCGCCCGTACCCGTACCTGCTGGTGATCGTGGACGAGTTGGCGGACCTCATGATGGTCGCGCCACGCGACGTGGAGGATTCGGTCGTCCGGATCACCCAGCTCGCCCGGGCCGCCGGCATCCACCTGGTGCTGGCCACCCAGCGCCCGTCGGTCGACGTGGTGACCGGCCTGATCAAGGCGAACGTGCCGTCCCGCCTGGCGTTCGCCACCTCGTCCCTCGCGGACTCGCGGGTCATCCTGGACCAGCCCGGCGCGGAGAAGCTGTTGGGCCGCGGTGACGGGCTCTTCCTGCCGATGGGCGCCTCGAAGCCGGTCCGGATCCAGGGCGCGTGGGTGACCGAGCGCGAGATCGCCGACGTGGTGAAGTTCTGCAAGGACCAGCGGGAGCCTGAGTTCCGCAAGGACGTGCTGGCCCCCGCGCAGGAGAACAAGAAGAAGATCGACGAGGACATCGGCGACGACCTCGACCTGCTCGTGCAGGCGGTGGAGCTGGTGGTCACCTCACAGTTCGGCTCCACCTCGATGCTCCAGCGCAAGCTGCGGGTCGGTTTCGCGAAGGCGGGTCGTCTCATGGACCTCATGGAGACCCGTGGGGTGGTCGGGCCGTCGGAGGGGTCGAAGGCCCGCGACGTGCTCGTCAAGCCGGACGAGCTGGACGACGTCCTGGGCGGCCTGCGCGGCGACGTGGACTGA
- a CDS encoding YbjN domain-containing protein, whose amino-acid sequence MASPRLEDDPLAGHPDRLRPLTGELVTAVLAARGLSVGRAVNGDLLGRFDDNLIWFLRLGGAGEVLQVRTMVAPAFGIEQVPALYAFCNAWNHDRLWPKAFVHVDDGGEARIYGEVITDLERGVTPHQLDQLLDCGITAGCQLGVAVGRLPGAVSA is encoded by the coding sequence ATGGCGTCGCCGAGACTCGAGGACGATCCGCTGGCCGGGCACCCCGACAGGTTGCGCCCGCTGACCGGCGAGCTGGTCACCGCGGTGCTCGCCGCGCGTGGCCTGTCGGTCGGCCGCGCCGTGAACGGTGACCTCCTGGGTCGCTTCGACGACAACCTCATCTGGTTCCTGCGTCTCGGGGGCGCCGGCGAGGTGCTCCAGGTCCGCACGATGGTCGCGCCCGCCTTCGGGATCGAGCAGGTGCCCGCCCTGTACGCCTTCTGCAACGCATGGAACCACGACCGGCTCTGGCCGAAGGCGTTCGTGCACGTCGACGACGGCGGCGAGGCCCGGATCTACGGTGAGGTGATCACCGACCTGGAGCGCGGGGTCACACCACACCAGCTCGACCAACTGCTCGACTGTGGCATCACTGCCGGCTGCCAGCTCGGCGTCGCCGTCGGCCGGCTGCCCGGAGCGGTGTCGGCGTGA
- a CDS encoding YbjN domain-containing protein, protein MAALADARDLPDAPGRLVALERVAERADAAGDVRSAVDARFALIEAYLLHGERWRLIEPLRRCRAAADRWPTLLTDAEAELLLRYQRYAVEALLGTPRVGLDQTRLLLDDLAHRVGADGPDAPTVAELRCRVADHLGDEPTARHFYQAWAGTRPGPAGGCPGCAPARRAELLAGWGEWQAARTELEASGPEAQECTDQPERALVAALLPLLRVGEPEQAATAHVRAYRRHRRERSAFPYLATHLRFCALGGHLERGLAILTEQLPRLDRPTDDLAAMEFAAAGALVCALADEAGLGDRTVHRPAYAERPATELDAAALGALLLGLATDLAGSFDARNGTGHQSGRMAAWLAERPSAAAVPLPADDDPGDEAGADEAGGDRSGPETGAADAEAGADTASEQEVMALTIDMITSTLDRRGDRYLVDDDGTVVGRWGAAVIQFRRAGERGEVLHTRAMAARRLPPARRAEAYAFCNAWNHDRLLPKAYAHDLDTEIVLAGDVATDLTHGVAPAQLLVLVDAAIATGVAYAEAVADLP, encoded by the coding sequence GTGGCCGCGCTGGCCGACGCGCGGGACCTGCCCGACGCGCCGGGTCGGCTGGTCGCCCTGGAACGGGTCGCCGAGCGGGCCGACGCCGCCGGGGACGTCCGGTCCGCGGTGGACGCCCGGTTCGCCCTGATCGAGGCGTACCTGCTGCACGGCGAGCGGTGGCGACTGATCGAGCCGCTGCGACGCTGCCGGGCCGCCGCCGACAGGTGGCCCACGCTGCTGACCGACGCCGAGGCCGAGCTGCTGCTGCGCTACCAGCGGTACGCGGTGGAGGCGTTGCTCGGGACTCCCCGTGTCGGGCTGGACCAGACCCGACTCCTGCTTGACGACCTGGCCCACCGGGTGGGGGCCGACGGACCCGACGCGCCGACGGTCGCCGAGCTGCGCTGCCGGGTCGCCGACCACCTCGGCGACGAGCCCACCGCCCGGCACTTCTACCAGGCGTGGGCGGGCACTCGTCCCGGGCCTGCCGGTGGGTGCCCGGGCTGCGCACCGGCCCGGCGCGCGGAGCTGCTCGCCGGCTGGGGCGAGTGGCAGGCCGCCCGCACCGAGCTGGAGGCGTCCGGCCCCGAGGCTCAGGAGTGCACCGACCAGCCCGAGCGGGCGCTGGTCGCCGCGCTGCTGCCGCTGTTGCGGGTCGGCGAGCCCGAGCAGGCCGCGACGGCGCACGTGCGGGCGTACCGGCGGCACCGTCGCGAGCGTTCCGCCTTCCCGTACCTGGCCACGCACCTGCGGTTCTGCGCGCTCGGCGGGCACCTGGAACGTGGGCTGGCCATCCTGACCGAGCAGCTGCCCCGACTGGACCGGCCCACCGACGACCTCGCCGCGATGGAGTTCGCCGCCGCCGGGGCGCTGGTCTGCGCGCTGGCCGACGAGGCGGGGCTGGGCGACCGGACGGTGCACCGCCCGGCGTACGCCGAGCGCCCGGCCACCGAGCTGGACGCTGCCGCCCTCGGCGCGCTGCTGCTCGGCCTCGCCACCGACCTGGCGGGCAGCTTCGACGCCCGCAACGGCACCGGTCACCAGTCCGGTCGGATGGCGGCCTGGCTGGCCGAGCGCCCGTCCGCGGCGGCGGTGCCACTGCCCGCCGACGACGACCCCGGCGACGAGGCCGGCGCGGACGAGGCCGGCGGGGACCGCTCCGGCCCCGAGACGGGCGCTGCCGACGCTGAGGCCGGCGCGGACACAGCGTCCGAGCAGGAGGTGATGGCGCTCACCATCGACATGATCACCTCGACTCTGGACCGGCGCGGCGACAGGTACCTGGTCGACGACGACGGCACCGTGGTCGGCCGGTGGGGTGCCGCGGTGATCCAGTTCCGCCGGGCCGGCGAACGCGGCGAGGTGCTGCACACCAGGGCCATGGCCGCGCGCCGGCTGCCGCCCGCGCGCCGCGCCGAGGCGTACGCCTTCTGCAACGCCTGGAACCACGACCGGCTGCTGCCCAAGGCGTACGCGCACGACCTCGACACGGAGATCGTGCTCGCCGGGGACGTGGCGACCGACCTGACCCACGGAGTGGCGCCGGCACAACTGCTGGTGCTTGTGGACGCCGCGATCGCCACCGGCGTCGCGTACGCCGAAGCGGTTGCCGACCTGCCCTGA
- a CDS encoding ribonuclease J, which yields MTEAHIEAELPPPLPEGGLRIIPLGGLGAIGRNMTVFEYDGKLLIVDCGVLFPDVEQPGVDLILPDFGPILDRLADVQAIVLTHGHEDHIGAVPYLLAHKPDIPLVGSQFTLALVEAKLAERRIQPYTLTVREGGRERLGPFECEFFAVNHSIPDALAVAIRTPAGLVLHTGDFKMDQLPLDGRITDLAGFARLGAEGVDLLLSDSTNAEIPGFVTPEREIGPVLDSIFAKAKGRIIVASFASHVHRVQQVFDSAAEHGRKVALIGRSMVRNMGIARDLGLLNIPAGLVVGIEEATTLPPEQIVLMSTGSQGEPMSALGRMASGDHRHITIAPGDTVVLASSLVPGNETSVYRVINRLARAGAVVVHKDVAKVHVSGHAPAGELLYLLNVVRPSNLMPVHGEWRHLRAHARLGIESGVAADRVVICEDGDVVDLVEGRASLVGHVKSRYVYVDGLAVGDVSESLLTERRILGDGGFIATTVVVDSVTGKVVAGPTLSAKGFSEDPEAFNPVIPLVTEALNRAAADGITDPHQLQQIVRRTVGRWVNDAYRRRPMIVPTVVEV from the coding sequence GTGACCGAGGCGCACATCGAGGCGGAGCTACCCCCGCCGCTGCCGGAAGGTGGCCTGCGGATCATCCCGCTCGGCGGGCTCGGCGCCATCGGTCGGAACATGACCGTCTTCGAGTACGACGGCAAGTTGCTGATCGTCGACTGCGGGGTCCTGTTCCCCGACGTCGAGCAGCCGGGTGTGGACCTGATCCTGCCCGACTTCGGTCCGATCCTGGACCGGCTTGCCGACGTCCAGGCGATCGTGCTGACCCACGGTCACGAGGACCACATCGGCGCGGTGCCGTACCTGCTCGCCCACAAGCCCGACATCCCGCTGGTCGGCTCACAGTTCACCCTCGCCCTGGTCGAGGCGAAGCTGGCCGAGCGGCGGATCCAGCCGTACACGCTCACCGTGCGCGAGGGCGGCCGGGAGCGCCTCGGCCCGTTCGAGTGTGAGTTCTTCGCTGTCAACCACTCCATCCCGGACGCGCTCGCGGTGGCCATCCGCACCCCGGCCGGCCTGGTGCTGCACACCGGCGACTTCAAGATGGACCAGCTCCCGCTGGACGGCCGGATCACCGACCTGGCCGGTTTCGCCCGGCTCGGCGCCGAGGGCGTCGACCTGCTGCTGTCCGACTCCACAAACGCGGAGATCCCCGGCTTCGTCACCCCGGAGCGGGAGATCGGGCCGGTGCTCGACTCGATCTTCGCGAAGGCCAAGGGCCGCATCATCGTGGCCTCGTTCGCCTCGCACGTGCACCGGGTGCAGCAGGTGTTCGACTCCGCCGCCGAGCACGGCCGCAAGGTCGCGCTGATCGGCCGGTCCATGGTGCGCAACATGGGCATCGCGCGGGATCTCGGCCTGCTCAACATCCCGGCCGGCCTGGTCGTCGGCATCGAGGAGGCGACCACGCTGCCGCCGGAGCAGATCGTGCTGATGTCCACGGGTTCGCAGGGTGAGCCGATGAGCGCGCTGGGCCGGATGGCAAGCGGCGACCACCGGCACATCACCATCGCACCCGGCGACACGGTCGTGCTGGCGTCCTCGCTGGTGCCGGGCAACGAGACCTCGGTGTACCGGGTCATCAACCGGCTCGCCCGGGCCGGCGCGGTGGTCGTGCACAAGGACGTCGCGAAGGTGCACGTCTCCGGGCACGCGCCGGCCGGTGAACTGCTGTACCTGCTCAACGTGGTCCGGCCCAGCAACCTGATGCCCGTACACGGGGAGTGGCGGCACCTGCGCGCCCACGCCCGCCTCGGCATCGAGTCCGGGGTGGCCGCCGACCGGGTGGTGATCTGCGAGGACGGCGACGTGGTCGACCTCGTCGAGGGCCGCGCCAGTCTCGTGGGGCACGTGAAGAGCCGGTACGTCTACGTCGACGGCCTCGCCGTCGGCGACGTCAGCGAGTCGCTGCTCACCGAACGGCGAATCCTCGGCGACGGCGGTTTCATCGCCACCACAGTTGTCGTCGACTCGGTCACCGGAAAGGTCGTCGCCGGCCCGACGCTGTCCGCGAAGGGCTTCTCCGAGGATCCGGAGGCGTTCAACCCGGTGATCCCCCTGGTCACCGAGGCGCTCAACCGGGCAGCCGCGGACGGGATCACCGACCCGCACCAGCTTCAGCAGATCGTCCGGCGGACAGTGGGGCGGTGGGTCAACGACGCGTACCGGCGGCGGCCCATGATCGTGCCCACAGTCGTCGAGGTCTGA